Proteins encoded within one genomic window of Saccharomyces mikatae IFO 1815 strain IFO1815 genome assembly, chromosome: 15:
- the SHR5 gene encoding Shr5p (similar to Saccharomyces cerevisiae SHR5 (YOL110W); ancestral locus Anc_3.66): protein MCTSHQREEDSATTGERALFFNYHEFSYSFYEDLGSKNAKPTEHDEDHKLCITHFPNVYAARGSSEFQVTRVVRVPRRFDESRSSLDTPQFSTQLPGDEPAAIVGDDERSGFVGFGRYDTGGHVFGCSSVSPLSDHLSAAEFAEIVCRVNEFLLREEGCVYGWRNMCCLVLDILTGGLWSWVLGPLLSRPVFQESLVLEQYVAQLNSPGGLLYERGVRLVLPRRSGCLSLDFVVPRPE from the coding sequence ATGTGCACTAGCCATCAAAGGGAAGAAGATAGCGCAACTACGGGCGAAAGGGCGCTGTTTTTCAACTATCATGAGTTTTCGTATTCATTTTACGAAGACCTCGGTTCCAAAAACGCTAAACCCACAGAGCATGACGAAGACCACAAATTGTGTATTACACATTTCCCAAATGTTTATGCTGCACGGGGGTCGTCTGAATTTCAAGTAACCCGGGTGGTACGAGTGCCCCGGAGGTTCGATGAGTCTCGGAGCAGCCTTGACACGCCACAGTTTAGCACGCAGCTTCCCGGTGATGAGCCCGCAGCGATCGTGGGAGACGACGAAAGGTCAGGCTTTGTGGGTTTCGGGCGCTACGACACCGGGGGTCACGTGTTTGGCTGCTCTTCCGTGTCGCCTCTATCGGATCACCTTAGTGCGGCGGAGTTCGCAGAAATAGTTTGCAGGGTAAACGAATTCTTGCTGCGAGAAGAGGGTTGCGTGTATGGGTGGCGAAATATGTGCTGTCTTGTGCTGGATATTCTCACGGGCGGTCTGTGGAGCTGGGTTTTGGGGCCCCTTCTTTCTAGACCTGTGTTTCAGGAATCTCTCGTGCTAGAACAGTACGTGGCGCAGCTAAATTCGCCGGGCGGCCTTCTCTACGAGCGCGGTGTGCGCCTAGTCTTGCCCCGACGGTCCGGGTGCCTATCCCTAGATTTTGTCGTGCCCCGACCGGAATAG
- the MDY2 gene encoding Mdy2p (similar to Saccharomyces cerevisiae MDY2 (YOL111C); ancestral locus Anc_3.65) — MSTSVRGPEHEFISKFLTLATVSEPKLPKSYIRPLKDVTNLGVPLPTLKYKYKQNHAKKLKLQQDQQVQADTVVHLTLKKIQAPKFSIEHDFSPSDTILQIKQHLIEKEKASHVSEIKLLLKGKVLHDNLFLSDLKIEAANSIITVMIKPIPTISKEANAENPAASPAPAPIQELAVPWNDIENLLNEKFKSNQAAAKQIMDRLQKGWSLTKLD; from the coding sequence ATGAGCACATCTGTCCGCGGCCCAGAGCACGAGTTCATTAGTAAATTCTTGACCTTAGCTACAGTATCTGAACCGAAACTACCAAAAAGCTACATTAGACCTTTGAAGGATGTTACTAATCTGGGAGTTCCATTACCTACTTTAAAATACAAATACAAACAGAACCATGctaaaaaattaaaattgcAACAAGATCAGCAGGTTCAAGCGGATACTGTAGTCCACTTGACcttaaagaaaattcaagcTCCCAAATTCTCCATCGAGCATGATTTCAGCCCATCAGATACCATCTTACAAATTAAACAGCACTTGAtcgaaaaggaaaaagccTCCCATGTAAGCGAGATTAAATTGCTTTTGAAGGGCAAAGTTCTCCACGATAATCTGTTCTTGTCGGACTTGAAAATTGAAGCTGCCAATTCCATAATTACGGTGATGATTAAACCTATTCCGACTATTTCCAAAGAGGCCAACGCTGAAAACCCGGCCGCTTCTCCTGCTCCTGCTCCTATACAGGAACTGGCTGTTCCCTGGAACGACATCGAGAATTTACTCAATGAAAAGTTTAAGAGCAATCAGGCAGCGGCTAAGCAAATCATGGA